The sequence below is a genomic window from Streptomyces sp. V1I1.
CCCGCAGCCGTCCCTGGCCGACCTCGAGCGGCTGGTCGAGAGCAGCGGCATCGAGGCCGAGCTGCAGACGGACCTGCCTGACGGCCTTCCGCCGACCGTCCAGCGCGCCATCTACCGCACCGTCCAGGAAGCGCTGACCAACGTACGCAAGCACGCCCCCGGCGCCACCGCGACGGTCCGCATCTGCCACGAGAACGGCGCCGTCCGTGTCACGGTAGCCAATACCGCACCGAGCCGGCCCGCTCTACCCCTGCCCAGTGCGCACTACGGCCTGGTCGGCCTGCGTCAGCGCGCCGCGCTCCTCGGTGGCACTGTCACCTCCGGCCCGACGGCCGACGGCGGCTACGAACTTCGCCTGGAACTACCGGCCGGGGGTGCGGTCGTTGCTGACGGTGGCCATCAAGGTTCCCTCGGGGCTGACGGCCCCTGATACCCCGTTGCGAGCATGTTGCGGGCGGCCGGTCGGACTTCGTCGCCGACGAGGTTGACGACCTGGTCGGCGATCATGTCGAGGATGTCCGCCGCGGCTGTGTCATCGCCGAGAACGAGGAAGTTCAGAGTCAGCCCGTCGGTCATGGCGGCCAGATAGCGGGCCAACACGGGGACAGGGACGCGGAGTTCGAACTCCATGCTGTTACGGAGCTGTTCGATGAGCTGGGTGTAGGTGTCGGAGTACAGCTCATACTGCCGTCGTGCCAGATGTTCGAATCCCGGCTGGCGCAGGGCGTACTGGGTGAGTTCGTAAGTGAGCATGTGCTCCCCGGGGTTGGCGGACACATGCTCCCAGTAGGCATGGAATCCCGCCCGGATGGTCTCCCGAAGGGTGGCCTTCGGCCGGATCGCCTCCTTCACCACCGTGACGTAGTGATCGGTGATCGCCGCGATGACGGACTCGAGCAGGGCCTGCTTGGAGTCGAAGCAGTAGTGGAAGACGCTCAGCGAGACGCCGGCCTCGGCGGCGATGGTCCGGGTCGTCGTCCTGGAGACACCGTCGCGGGTCATCGCGCGGATCGCTGCCTCGATCAGCTGTCGGCGCCGCTCGGCCGACGGCATCCGTGCCATGTGGTTCCCTTCGGTCTTGTACCGCGCCGAGGCATGCGGCCGGGGCCGGCCGAATCAGGAGAGCTGATCCGGCCGACCCCGGCCCTTGGGCACTCCATCGGTGGCGTCAGCTGCCGTAGACGCCGACTTCGTTGAGGGAGTAGCCCCAGCCGGTGCCGCGCTCCAGCCCGTGGACGCGTACGTAGCGGGCTGACGTTCCGGTGAACTGCGCCGTGTCCAGGCCGCCGTCACCGGCGGTCGTGGACCATACGGACTGCCAGTCCGCACCGTCGGTGGAGACTTCGATGCGGTATGCCTTCCCATAGGCGCGCTCCCAGTTGAGGGTGACGCGCTTGATCAGGCTCGGTGCCCCGAGGTCGATCCGGAGCCACTGGTCGTCGCTCCAGTCGCTCGCCCAGCGGGTGCCCGCGTTGCCGTCCACGGCCCTGTCGGGTGCGTAACTCGTGAACAGGCTCCACTCCGACGAACTGGCCGAGGCGGACGAGCCTGCGGCAAGGTTCACCCCGGCCTTGTGGTTCTCGGAGGCCTTCCAGGTGTCGAGGTAGGACTCGGCGCCCCGGAAGAGGTCGTCCACCACATCCTTGCCGCCGACGATCCGTATGTCCTCCAGCCAGTCCGGGACCAGACCGTAGTGCGCGGCGCCGTCGGTGTTGATGTCCCAGGTGCGCTCGCCGGTGGTCTGCCTGTCGATGACGGCGCTGCCGTCGGCGCTGCGGAAGGGGTACCGCACCGGGTTCGGGGTGTCCGCGCCGCGGGGGCCCGGCCAGCCGCCGACGCCGTTCATGTCGGTGCCGTAGCCATAGCCGACGTTGTACTTGTCGCGCAGCGCGTCCGTGCGCTTCGCCTCCGCGCTGAACGCCTCGGCGCCGTGCATGTACTGGGCGATGAAGCCGCCGAGACGGTAGACCCGCTCGGTCCAGTTGAGGTCCATCCAGCTGTGCGAGGAGATCACACCGGGGTACGACTCGGACTCGAAGATGTCGAAGGCCCGGCCCGCGGCCTTGACGCTCATATGGTCGATCTCCAGCATCATCTTGCGTTTCATCATGCCGCGCACGGCGTACTCGCCGAGTTCGGTGAGACCTCGGGTGTTGCACTGTGCGTCAGCGGCGTACGAGGGGACCTTCACGCCCGGCGGAAGTTCCTTCTCCGCATTGGGCGCCGACGCGAGGCCGATGGGGTTGTCGTGCTGCGGGCCCGTGCACTTCTCCGTCTTCCAGAAGGTGCCGGTCGACAGGAACTGGCCGACGTTGATCGCCGTGCCGAGGGTGCCCTCGTCGAAACGGACCCCGCACAGGGCGTTGTCGAACTTGTGGCACAGGAACATGCTGCGTACGCCCAGTTTGTGCAGCTCGTCCAGACCGCGGTCGATGTCGTCCTTGCCGCACTGCGCGACGTCCAGGATCTGCTTGCAGCCGAACGGCTCGGAGGTCTCGACCCCCAGAATGACGGCCAGCTTGCCCTGCTGGATGACCTCGCGGGCCTGTGCGCTGTCGGTGACGATCCTGAACCAGCCCTTGCCCGGGCCGCCGTACATCTTGTCGATGAAGGCCTGCATGTCGTACGTCTTCTGCGCCTGCAGGCGGATGGAGGTCATCTCGTCGCAGCTGCGGTCCTTGAAGAAGTAGACCGAGCAGATCACGCCGTTGGTGACGAGGTCGTTGACGAGCACCCGCTGACCGCCGCGCCAGGCCCGTTCGACCCAGGCGTAGTAGTTCTGCTGGTGGGTCAGCGAGTCATGGGCGGGCCAGTCCTTGAAGGTCGGCCATCCGTTGGGGTCGTGCTTGCCGTCGCCGCCTTTGGTGATGAAGTC
It includes:
- a CDS encoding TetR/AcrR family transcriptional regulator codes for the protein MARMPSAERRRQLIEAAIRAMTRDGVSRTTTRTIAAEAGVSLSVFHYCFDSKQALLESVIAAITDHYVTVVKEAIRPKATLRETIRAGFHAYWEHVSANPGEHMLTYELTQYALRQPGFEHLARRQYELYSDTYTQLIEQLRNSMEFELRVPVPVLARYLAAMTDGLTLNFLVLGDDTAAADILDMIADQVVNLVGDEVRPAARNMLATGYQGPSAPREP
- a CDS encoding discoidin domain-containing protein — encoded protein: MPMTRHSHRKRRPIAILSLLLTVVAMVLGTAPSSSAESGWWTPAARPAPDSQINVTGEPFKGTDSQGQVRGFVDAHNHLMSNEAFGGRLICGKPFSELGIADALKDCPEHYPDGSLAIFDFITKGGDGKHDPNGWPTFKDWPAHDSLTHQQNYYAWVERAWRGGQRVLVNDLVTNGVICSVYFFKDRSCDEMTSIRLQAQKTYDMQAFIDKMYGGPGKGWFRIVTDSAQAREVIQQGKLAVILGVETSEPFGCKQILDVAQCGKDDIDRGLDELHKLGVRSMFLCHKFDNALCGVRFDEGTLGTAINVGQFLSTGTFWKTEKCTGPQHDNPIGLASAPNAEKELPPGVKVPSYAADAQCNTRGLTELGEYAVRGMMKRKMMLEIDHMSVKAAGRAFDIFESESYPGVISSHSWMDLNWTERVYRLGGFIAQYMHGAEAFSAEAKRTDALRDKYNVGYGYGTDMNGVGGWPGPRGADTPNPVRYPFRSADGSAVIDRQTTGERTWDINTDGAAHYGLVPDWLEDIRIVGGKDVVDDLFRGAESYLDTWKASENHKAGVNLAAGSSASASSSEWSLFTSYAPDRAVDGNAGTRWASDWSDDQWLRIDLGAPSLIKRVTLNWERAYGKAYRIEVSTDGADWQSVWSTTAGDGGLDTAQFTGTSARYVRVHGLERGTGWGYSLNEVGVYGS